A window of the Coprobacter fastidiosus genome harbors these coding sequences:
- a CDS encoding NTF2 fold immunity protein yields MRIITEYRRMRIVLITQLDFLLTKKTIKAQIHSHGRFEEGYDNNNFSNGDKWVYYNAGIDGFLTTPDGSLKKYNVRTAKVNVISEDLPSDPKDPERKNQVNPIDVPKIKEKSLYTKKYHMKKNRFIFRIILCSIGLCFWGCFSEENRENKVTGQLETQQDYIPNDSLSLSEYSSVHGFMPEDGLIPTAELAIQVAELVLKNIYGSENIEEQKPFFINLKNDIWIIEGNLDDGYYGGVAHIEIRKNNGEILKVIHGK; encoded by the coding sequence GTGAGAATTATTACGGAATATCGCCGTATGCGTATTGTTTTAATAACCCAGTTAGATTTCCTCCTGACAAAAAAAACAATAAAAGCGCAAATTCATTCACATGGAAGATTTGAAGAAGGATATGATAATAACAATTTTTCTAATGGAGATAAATGGGTATATTATAATGCAGGAATAGACGGATTTTTAACGACGCCCGATGGATCGTTAAAAAAATACAACGTAAGAACCGCTAAAGTAAATGTCATCTCGGAAGATCTGCCTAGTGATCCGAAAGATCCAGAAAGGAAAAACCAAGTTAACCCGATAGATGTCCCTAAAATAAAAGAAAAATCTTTATATACAAAAAAATATCATATGAAAAAAAATAGATTTATATTTCGGATTATTTTATGTTCAATCGGTCTTTGTTTTTGGGGGTGTTTTTCAGAAGAAAATAGAGAGAATAAAGTTACTGGACAACTTGAAACTCAACAAGACTACATCCCAAATGATTCTTTATCATTAAGCGAATATTCATCTGTTCATGGGTTTATGCCTGAAGATGGCTTGATTCCGACTGCAGAATTGGCGATTCAAGTGGCAGAGCTTGTCCTAAAAAATATATATGGATCAGAGAATATAGAAGAACAAAAACCCTTTTTTATAAATTTAAAAAATGATATCTGGATTATAGAAGGGAATTTAGATGATGGTTATTATGGAGGTGTTGCGCATATAGAAATCCGAAAAAATAATGGTGAGATATTGAAAGTTATCCATGGTAAATAA
- a CDS encoding RHS repeat-associated core domain-containing protein, producing MCFEWQPYRFTGKELITEHGLNRYDSKARIQDFQIPGFTTLDLLCENYYGISPYAYCFNNPVRFPPDKKNNKSANSFTWKI from the coding sequence ATGTGTTTCGAATGGCAACCTTACCGTTTTACAGGAAAGGAGTTGATAACGGAACACGGTCTCAACCGGTACGACTCGAAGGCGAGAATTCAGGATTTTCAGATACCCGGATTCACGACATTAGATCTACTATGTGAGAATTATTACGGAATATCGCCGTATGCGTATTGTTTTAATAACCCAGTTAGATTTCCTCCTGACAAAAAAAACAATAAAAGCGCAAATTCATTCACATGGAAGATTTGA
- a CDS encoding RHS repeat-associated core domain-containing protein, which translates to MCFEWQPYRFTGKELITEHGLNRYDSKARIQDFQIPGFTTLDPLCENYYGISPYAYCAGNPVRYIDSTGRWIESLWDVASLTIGAKSFVENVRQGNVKASVVDGLGMLVDLGAVILPGVPGGAGVAIKTGRTADKTAETLKAMERGRQSEKRVLQEMRATKNTKREMTTLETGEDITVILNIVTPKNIMEIKDVKIVNNTKQIRGERQVAKDTGKEFKIITGEKTHVSGNIPEREIIRRKDLGPQKK; encoded by the coding sequence ATGTGTTTCGAATGGCAACCTTACCGTTTTACGGGAAAGGAGTTGATAACGGAACACGGTCTCAACCGGTACGACTCGAAGGCGAGAATTCAGGATTTTCAGATACCCGGATTCACGACATTAGATCCGCTATGTGAGAATTATTACGGAATATCGCCGTATGCGTATTGTGCCGGAAATCCGGTGAGGTATATCGATTCCACAGGTCGATGGATAGAGTCTCTATGGGATGTCGCCAGTTTGACGATCGGAGCTAAAAGTTTTGTGGAAAATGTCCGTCAGGGAAATGTTAAGGCTTCGGTAGTCGATGGTTTGGGAATGCTCGTAGATTTGGGTGCCGTCATATTGCCGGGAGTGCCAGGAGGGGCAGGTGTTGCGATCAAGACCGGACGAACGGCAGATAAGACAGCAGAAACGTTAAAAGCCATGGAACGGGGGCGGCAAAGTGAAAAGCGGGTATTGCAGGAGATGAGAGCGACAAAAAATACCAAACGGGAAATGACAACTTTGGAAACGGGAGAAGACATAACAGTAATCCTGAATATAGTAACCCCAAAAAACATAATGGAGATAAAAGATGTAAAAATAGTAAATAATACAAAACAAATTAGGGGAGAACGGCAAGTAGCAAAAGATACAGGAAAGGAGTTTAAAATCATTACGGGAGAGAAAACACATGTGTCCGGAAATATTCCGGAAAGAGAGATAATCAGGCGAAAAGATTTAGGACCACAAAAAAAATAA